One stretch of Streptomyces peucetius DNA includes these proteins:
- a CDS encoding Gfo/Idh/MocA family oxidoreductase, translating to MRIGLIGTGRIGSFHAGVLSRHREVGSLVVADTDAARAAEVADRCGATAAPSVHEVFTWGVDAVVIASATAAHSDLIARAARAGLPTFCEKPIALDMPGTLAALREVEQAGTALQLGFMRRFDAGYTAARELVRSGRLGRLHTVRAITSDPAPPPAAYLPLSGGLYRDCLVHDFDILRWVTGREITEVYATGSDAGHAMFREAGDVDTAAALLTLDDGTLATATATRCNGAGYDVRMELAGELDQVAVGLDDRTPISSTEPHGLPPVDKPWPGFLERFAPAYEAELDAFVRLVAGEADNACDGREALTALRVAEACELSRRERRPVRLEEIPAG from the coding sequence ATGCGCATCGGACTCATCGGGACGGGACGTATCGGCAGCTTTCACGCGGGCGTCCTCAGCCGCCATCGTGAGGTGGGTTCACTGGTCGTGGCGGACACCGACGCGGCCCGGGCCGCCGAGGTGGCCGACCGCTGCGGGGCCACCGCCGCACCCAGCGTCCACGAGGTATTCACCTGGGGCGTGGACGCGGTGGTGATCGCCTCGGCGACCGCCGCGCACTCCGACCTGATCGCCCGTGCCGCACGCGCGGGGCTCCCGACGTTCTGCGAGAAGCCGATCGCCCTGGACATGCCGGGCACGCTGGCCGCGCTGCGCGAGGTCGAGCAGGCGGGCACCGCGCTCCAGCTGGGCTTCATGCGGCGGTTCGACGCCGGGTACACCGCGGCCCGCGAGCTGGTGCGCTCCGGCCGGCTCGGCCGGCTGCACACGGTACGGGCCATCACCTCCGACCCGGCGCCGCCGCCCGCCGCGTATCTGCCGCTGTCGGGCGGGCTGTACCGGGACTGCCTGGTCCACGACTTCGACATCCTGCGCTGGGTGACGGGTCGGGAGATCACCGAGGTGTACGCGACCGGCTCCGACGCGGGCCACGCCATGTTCCGCGAGGCCGGCGACGTGGACACGGCGGCCGCGCTGCTCACCCTCGACGACGGGACGCTGGCCACGGCGACCGCGACCCGCTGCAACGGGGCGGGGTACGACGTACGGATGGAACTGGCCGGCGAGCTCGACCAGGTCGCGGTGGGCCTCGACGACCGTACGCCCATCAGCTCGACCGAGCCGCACGGCCTGCCGCCCGTCGACAAGCCGTGGCCGGGCTTCCTGGAGCGTTTCGCCCCGGCGTACGAGGCGGAGCTGGACGCGTTCGTGCGCCTGGTCGCGGGCGAGGCGGACAACGCCTGCGACGGCCGTGAGGCACTGACGGCGCTGCGGGTGGCGGAGGCGTGCGAGCTCTCGCGCCGCGAGCGGCGACCGGTCCGGCTGGAGGAGATCCCGGCGGGCTGA
- a CDS encoding GntR family transcriptional regulator encodes MDRTSPVPLYFQLSQQLESAIERGTLTPGSLLGNEIELASRLGLSRPTVRQAIQSLVDKGLLVRRRGVGTQVVHSQVRRPLELSSLYDDLEAAGQRPATVVLNNVVEPAGAEVAAALGVPEGSDVRLIERLRYAHGEPMARLRNHLPAGLLECDTERLEATGLYRMMRAAGITLHSARQSVGARAATAEEGELLGEPAGAPLLTMERATFDDTGRAVEFGSHVYRGSRYAFEFQLLVRP; translated from the coding sequence GTGGACCGCACCAGCCCGGTCCCGCTCTATTTCCAGCTCTCGCAGCAGCTGGAATCGGCCATCGAGCGGGGGACCCTCACCCCGGGCAGCCTGCTCGGCAACGAGATCGAGCTCGCGAGCCGGCTCGGCCTGTCCCGGCCGACCGTCCGCCAGGCGATCCAGTCCCTGGTCGACAAGGGGCTGCTGGTGCGCCGCCGGGGCGTGGGAACCCAGGTCGTGCACAGCCAGGTCCGGCGCCCGCTGGAGCTGAGCAGCCTCTACGACGACCTGGAGGCGGCCGGCCAGCGGCCCGCCACGGTCGTCCTGAACAACGTCGTCGAGCCCGCGGGCGCCGAGGTCGCGGCCGCGCTCGGCGTACCGGAGGGCAGCGACGTCCGGCTGATCGAGCGGCTGCGATACGCCCACGGCGAGCCGATGGCCCGGCTGCGCAACCACCTCCCCGCCGGCCTGCTGGAATGCGACACCGAGCGGCTCGAGGCCACCGGCCTGTACCGGATGATGCGCGCCGCCGGGATCACCCTGCACAGTGCCCGCCAGTCGGTGGGTGCCCGCGCGGCGACGGCCGAGGAGGGCGAGCTGCTGGGCGAGCCGGCCGGGGCGCCGCTCCTGACGATGGAGCGCGCCACCTTCGACGACACCGGACGGGCGGTCGAGTTCGGTTCCCACGTCTACCGGGGCTCGCGCTACGCCTTCGAGTTCCAGCTCCTGGTCCGCCCGTAG
- a CDS encoding sugar ABC transporter substrate-binding protein, which yields MRTTRTAAALLAACALAVVAGCSSSGGKEADEKPAGGGAGGEAAKTPRMKIAMVTHSGQGDTFWDIVQSGAKVAARKDNVDFLYAAHPEGKEQAQLVQTYIDQKVDGIIVTLAKPEAVSDVVKKAVAAGIPVVTINSGAEFSKGLGALSHIGQDESVAGEAVGEELGKQGKKKALCVIHEQGNVSLEARCAGVKKTFDGTVENLNVEGTNMPATTSSIEAKLQSAEDIDAVVTLGAPFAAASVKAKEGAGSAAEISTFDLNAEVVKRLKAKEITFAVDQQPYLQGYLAVDELWLNKVNGNVIGGGKPILTGPALVTEKDVPALEKLTADGTR from the coding sequence ATGCGTACCACCCGCACGGCAGCAGCCCTGCTCGCCGCATGCGCCCTGGCGGTCGTCGCCGGATGCAGCAGCTCCGGCGGCAAGGAGGCCGACGAGAAGCCGGCCGGGGGCGGCGCAGGCGGCGAGGCCGCGAAGACGCCCCGGATGAAGATCGCCATGGTGACGCACTCCGGCCAGGGCGACACCTTCTGGGACATCGTCCAGTCCGGCGCCAAGGTCGCCGCCCGCAAGGACAACGTCGACTTCCTGTACGCGGCGCACCCCGAGGGCAAGGAGCAGGCGCAGCTGGTCCAGACGTACATCGACCAGAAGGTCGACGGGATCATCGTCACCCTCGCCAAGCCGGAAGCCGTGAGCGACGTGGTGAAGAAGGCCGTCGCGGCGGGCATCCCCGTCGTCACCATCAACTCCGGGGCCGAGTTCTCCAAGGGGCTCGGCGCGCTCAGCCACATCGGACAGGACGAGTCGGTGGCCGGTGAGGCCGTCGGCGAGGAGCTCGGCAAGCAGGGGAAGAAGAAGGCGCTCTGCGTCATCCACGAACAGGGCAACGTCTCCCTCGAGGCGCGCTGCGCCGGCGTGAAGAAGACCTTCGACGGCACGGTGGAGAATCTCAACGTCGAGGGCACCAACATGCCCGCCACCACCTCGTCCATCGAGGCGAAGCTGCAGAGCGCCGAGGACATCGACGCCGTCGTCACCCTGGGCGCTCCGTTCGCCGCGGCGTCGGTGAAGGCCAAGGAGGGGGCGGGCTCGGCGGCGGAGATCAGCACGTTCGACCTCAACGCCGAGGTGGTGAAGCGGCTGAAGGCCAAGGAGATCACCTTCGCCGTCGACCAGCAGCCCTACCTCCAGGGCTATCTCGCGGTCGACGAACTGTGGCTCAACAAGGTCAACGGGAACGTGATCGGCGGCGGCAAGCCGATCCTCACCGGCCCCGCCCTGGTCACCGAGAAGGACGTCCCGGCCCTCGAGAAGCTCACGGCCGACGGTACGCGGTGA
- a CDS encoding sugar ABC transporter substrate-binding protein encodes MARARTGVRALGAVLAVVLGASLAGCSSTGGKRAEDARKAQAAAGKAAVNTPRWTFAMVTHSGDGDTFWDIVQNGAEQAAAKDNINLLYAHSDEGQQQAQLVDSYISKKVDGLIVTLAKPEAMKAVVAKATRAGIPVITVNSGSEQSKAYGALTHIGQDETIAGEAVGDELDARGRKKALCVLHEQGNVGHEQRCAGAKKTFDGEMQNLYVDGTNMPDVQASIEAKLQTDQSLDAVVTLGAPFADAAVQAKEDAGSEAEIDTFDLNARVAEGLRQGSLGFAVDQQPYLQGYQAVDLLWLYRYNADVLGGGRPVLTGPQIITEKDAAELQEYTERGTR; translated from the coding sequence GTGGCAAGGGCAAGGACAGGGGTACGCGCACTGGGCGCGGTGCTGGCGGTCGTACTCGGAGCGTCCCTCGCGGGCTGCAGCAGCACCGGCGGCAAGCGCGCGGAGGACGCCCGCAAGGCGCAGGCGGCGGCCGGGAAGGCCGCGGTGAACACCCCTCGCTGGACCTTCGCCATGGTGACGCACTCGGGCGACGGCGACACGTTCTGGGACATCGTCCAGAACGGCGCCGAGCAGGCCGCCGCCAAGGACAACATCAACCTCCTCTACGCCCACAGCGACGAGGGACAGCAGCAGGCGCAGCTCGTCGACTCCTACATCTCCAAGAAGGTCGACGGCCTGATCGTCACCCTCGCCAAGCCCGAGGCGATGAAAGCCGTCGTCGCCAAGGCCACCAGGGCCGGCATCCCCGTGATCACGGTGAACTCCGGATCCGAGCAGTCCAAGGCCTACGGCGCCCTCACCCACATCGGCCAGGACGAGACGATCGCCGGCGAGGCCGTCGGCGACGAGCTCGACGCGCGCGGCAGGAAGAAGGCCCTGTGCGTCCTGCACGAGCAGGGCAACGTCGGCCACGAGCAGCGCTGCGCCGGCGCGAAGAAGACCTTCGACGGCGAGATGCAGAACCTGTACGTCGACGGCACCAACATGCCGGACGTCCAGGCCTCCATCGAGGCGAAGCTGCAGACCGACCAGTCCCTCGACGCGGTCGTCACCCTCGGCGCGCCCTTCGCCGACGCGGCCGTCCAGGCCAAGGAGGACGCGGGGTCCGAGGCGGAGATCGACACCTTCGACCTCAACGCGAGGGTGGCCGAAGGGCTGCGGCAGGGCTCGCTCGGCTTCGCCGTCGACCAGCAGCCGTACCTCCAGGGCTACCAGGCCGTGGACCTGCTGTGGCTGTACCGGTACAACGCAGACGTGCTCGGCGGAGGACGGCCGGTCCTGACCGGACCGCAGATCATCACCGAGAAGGACGCCGCCGAGCTTCAGGAATACACGGAGCGGGGGACCCGATGA
- a CDS encoding ABC transporter permease yields MSQAAPTATPDRTPEKQDERLLGTSPLRKLMGRPELGSVVGALAVFVFFSIVADAFLQTSSLATVLYAASTLGIMAVPVALLMIGGEFDLSAGVMVTSSALISSMFSYQMTANVWVGALVSLLLTLGLGAFNGYVLTRTRLPSFIITLGTFLMLTGLNLGLTKLISGTVSTKAIGDMEGFGSASSVFGEFTIGGTSVKATIVWWFVLVALATWILLRTRFGNWIFAVGGGADAARAVGVPVKRTKILLYMGVAFAAWVSGQHLLFSFDVVQSGEGVGNELTYIIAAVIGGCLITGGYGSAIGSAVGALIFGMTSKGIVYAEWNPDWFKFFLGAMLLLATLLNAWVRKRAEATT; encoded by the coding sequence ATGAGCCAGGCCGCACCAACGGCGACACCCGACAGGACACCGGAGAAGCAGGACGAGCGGCTGCTCGGCACCTCGCCGCTGCGCAAGCTGATGGGCCGGCCGGAGCTGGGCTCGGTCGTCGGCGCCCTCGCCGTTTTCGTCTTCTTCTCGATCGTCGCGGACGCCTTCCTCCAGACATCCAGCCTCGCCACCGTCCTGTACGCGGCCTCGACGCTCGGCATCATGGCCGTGCCCGTCGCCCTGCTGATGATCGGCGGCGAGTTCGACCTCTCCGCGGGTGTGATGGTGACCAGCTCCGCGCTGATCTCCTCGATGTTCAGCTACCAGATGACCGCCAACGTCTGGGTCGGCGCGCTCGTCTCGCTGCTGCTCACGCTCGGGCTCGGCGCGTTCAACGGCTACGTGCTGACCCGCACCAGGCTGCCCAGCTTCATCATCACGCTCGGCACGTTCCTGATGCTGACGGGCCTGAACCTCGGACTGACCAAGCTGATCAGCGGCACGGTCTCCACCAAGGCGATCGGCGACATGGAGGGCTTCGGGTCCGCATCGAGCGTCTTCGGCGAGTTCACCATCGGCGGCACGAGCGTCAAGGCGACCATCGTGTGGTGGTTCGTACTGGTCGCGCTCGCCACCTGGATCCTGCTGCGCACCCGGTTCGGCAACTGGATCTTCGCGGTGGGCGGCGGCGCCGACGCGGCCCGCGCGGTGGGCGTCCCCGTCAAGCGGACCAAGATCCTGCTGTACATGGGCGTCGCCTTCGCCGCCTGGGTCTCGGGACAGCACCTGCTCTTCTCGTTCGACGTGGTGCAGTCCGGCGAGGGCGTCGGCAACGAGCTGACGTACATCATCGCGGCGGTCATCGGCGGCTGCCTGATCACCGGCGGCTACGGATCGGCGATCGGCTCCGCGGTCGGCGCGCTGATCTTCGGTATGACCAGCAAGGGCATCGTCTACGCGGAGTGGAACCCGGACTGGTTCAAGTTCTTCCTCGGAGCGATGCTCCTCCTGGCCACCCTGCTCAACGCATGGGTACGCAAGCGTGCGGAGGCGACCACCTAG
- a CDS encoding ATP-binding cassette domain-containing protein produces the protein MSSLVELDGVSKYYGNVRALEGVSLECRAGEITCVLGDNGAGKSTLIKIIAGLHRHDAGTLRIEGEETSLTSPREALDRGIATVYQDLAVVPLMPVWRNFFLGSEPTRGAGPFKRLDVETMRETTRSELLRMGIDLRDVDQPIGTLSGGERQCVAIARAVYFGAKVLILDEPTAALGVKQSGVVLKYVAAARDAGLGVVLITHNPHHAYLVGDRFVLLKRGVMSASHTKETVTLDELTRQMAGGNELEDLRHELERAPGPTHLGGHPAGGTRPAG, from the coding sequence ATGAGTTCCCTTGTCGAGCTCGACGGAGTCAGCAAGTACTACGGCAACGTCCGGGCGCTCGAAGGCGTCTCGCTCGAGTGCCGCGCCGGTGAGATCACCTGCGTCCTCGGGGACAACGGCGCGGGCAAGTCCACCCTGATCAAGATCATCGCGGGACTGCACCGGCACGACGCCGGCACGCTGCGCATCGAGGGCGAGGAGACCTCGCTCACCAGCCCGCGCGAGGCGCTGGACCGCGGCATCGCCACCGTCTACCAGGACCTGGCCGTCGTCCCGCTGATGCCGGTGTGGCGGAACTTCTTCCTCGGCTCCGAGCCGACCAGGGGCGCCGGGCCCTTCAAGCGCCTCGACGTCGAGACCATGCGTGAGACCACCCGCTCCGAGCTGCTGCGGATGGGCATCGACCTGCGCGACGTCGACCAGCCCATCGGGACGCTGTCCGGCGGCGAGCGGCAGTGCGTGGCGATCGCCCGCGCCGTCTACTTCGGCGCCAAGGTGCTAATCCTGGACGAGCCGACCGCCGCGCTCGGGGTCAAGCAGTCCGGCGTCGTACTGAAGTACGTGGCCGCGGCCCGCGACGCCGGTCTGGGAGTGGTTCTCATCACCCACAACCCGCACCACGCCTATCTGGTCGGCGACCGCTTCGTGCTGCTCAAGCGCGGTGTCATGTCGGCGAGCCACACCAAGGAGACCGTCACACTCGACGAGCTCACACGGCAGATGGCGGGCGGCAACGAGCTCGAGGACCTGCGCCACGAGCTGGAGCGCGCCCCCGGACCCACCCACCTCGGCGGCCATCCGGCAGGCGGCACCCGGCCCGCCGGGTAG
- a CDS encoding ROK family glucokinase: MSTYRDFTNRGTARATVLKTVGTRERRSHLTAPRVPTVGIDIGGTKVMAGVVDADGVILEKVRTETPDKSKSPKVVEDTICELVLDLSDRHDVHAVGIGAAGWVDADRSKVLFAPHLAWRNEPLRDALSARLAVPVLVDNDANTAAWAEWRFGAGRGEDHIVMITLGTGIGGAILEDGQVKRGKFGVAGEFGHMQVVPGGHRCPCGNRGCWEQYSSGNALVREARELAAADSPVAYSIIDRVGGNIHDITGPLITELAREGDAMCVELFQDIGQWLGVGIANLAAALDPSCFVIGGGVSAADDLLIGPARDAFRRHLTGRGYRPEARIAKAQLGPEAGMVGAADLARLVARRFRRANRRRVERHERYERYAQALRSPSSARLTQEPPS; this comes from the coding sequence TTGAGTACGTACCGCGACTTCACGAACCGAGGCACCGCACGCGCCACCGTCCTGAAGACGGTCGGCACACGGGAGCGGCGCTCGCACCTCACCGCGCCCCGTGTCCCCACGGTCGGCATCGACATCGGCGGCACCAAGGTGATGGCGGGCGTCGTCGACGCCGACGGGGTCATCCTCGAGAAGGTCCGCACCGAGACCCCCGACAAGTCCAAGAGCCCCAAGGTCGTCGAGGACACCATCTGCGAGCTGGTCCTCGACCTCTCCGACCGCCACGACGTGCACGCCGTGGGCATCGGTGCGGCCGGCTGGGTCGACGCGGACCGCTCCAAGGTCCTCTTCGCACCCCATCTGGCCTGGCGGAACGAGCCCCTGCGCGACGCGCTCTCCGCCCGTCTCGCCGTCCCCGTACTCGTCGACAACGACGCCAACACCGCCGCCTGGGCGGAGTGGCGCTTCGGCGCGGGGCGCGGCGAGGACCACATCGTGATGATCACGCTCGGCACCGGTATCGGCGGCGCGATCCTCGAGGACGGCCAGGTCAAGCGCGGCAAGTTCGGCGTCGCCGGCGAATTCGGCCATATGCAGGTGGTGCCGGGCGGCCACCGCTGCCCGTGCGGCAACCGCGGCTGCTGGGAGCAGTACAGCTCGGGCAACGCCCTGGTCCGCGAGGCCCGAGAACTGGCCGCCGCCGACTCCCCGGTCGCCTACAGCATCATCGACCGCGTCGGCGGCAACATCCACGACATCACCGGGCCGCTGATCACCGAGCTGGCCCGCGAGGGCGACGCGATGTGCGTCGAGCTGTTCCAGGACATCGGCCAGTGGCTCGGCGTCGGCATCGCCAACCTCGCCGCCGCCCTCGACCCGTCGTGCTTCGTCATCGGCGGCGGCGTCAGCGCCGCCGACGACCTGCTGATCGGCCCCGCCAGGGACGCGTTCCGCCGCCACCTGACCGGCCGCGGCTACCGTCCCGAGGCCCGGATCGCCAAGGCCCAGCTCGGTCCGGAAGCGGGTATGGTCGGCGCGGCCGACCTCGCACGGCTGGTGGCACGCCGCTTCCGCCGCGCCAACCGCCGCCGCGTGGAACGCCACGAGCGCTACGAGCGCTACGCGCAGGCCCTGCGCAGTCCGAGCTCTGCACGCCTCACCCAGGAACCCCCGTCATGA
- a CDS encoding FG-GAP-like repeat-containing protein: MTANRSRLMWTTSAAAALAALLTSAPANALHGDDAPAGLGFTAKVNVGDQTACTGTLVSPRWVLTAASCFAPDGKPAAGKPAVGTTVTVGRTDLTQTTVGATRAAVELVPHPERDLVLVKLQTGVAGVKPVALAATPVTAEESVQAAGFGRTKTTWVPDKLHTASFTAAGDGSANVALTATGDAVVCQGDAGGPVLREAGGTQELVAVTSRSWQGGCLGTPSTETRTGAVATRVDDVRSWITGTASLVPGDLSGDNKPDLVAVDDLGKLYLYPGTGTGALGTRALIGTGGWSGASVTHRGDWTGDGMEDIVARVGSELRVYPNRGDGSLASPIRIGTGLPTNAQVVGVGDATLDGQPDLAISYHDKLYMYAGVSSPTPSVAAPVLIGNGGWGVMSLTAPGDADRDGRVDLLARDTRDGILYIYLGQANGTFSDRTEYGHSYTVSWRPLIAGAADANRDGVADMWTTAADGTLQFYKGGTSIHGPVDGPSTQVGNGGWNAMRSIS, from the coding sequence TTGACAGCCAATCGTTCACGCCTCATGTGGACCACGAGCGCCGCCGCGGCGCTCGCCGCACTGCTGACATCCGCTCCGGCGAACGCCCTCCACGGCGACGATGCCCCCGCCGGACTCGGCTTCACCGCGAAGGTCAACGTCGGGGACCAGACCGCCTGCACCGGCACCCTCGTCTCGCCCCGGTGGGTACTGACCGCCGCCTCCTGCTTCGCCCCGGACGGAAAGCCCGCCGCCGGCAAGCCCGCCGTCGGCACCACCGTCACCGTCGGCCGCACCGACCTCACCCAGACCACGGTCGGGGCCACCCGGGCGGCGGTCGAACTCGTCCCGCACCCCGAGCGGGACCTGGTCCTGGTGAAGCTGCAGACCGGTGTCGCCGGTGTGAAGCCGGTCGCCCTGGCCGCCACGCCGGTGACGGCCGAGGAGAGCGTGCAGGCGGCCGGTTTCGGCCGCACGAAGACGACGTGGGTCCCCGACAAGCTGCACACCGCCTCGTTCACGGCAGCAGGCGACGGCTCGGCGAACGTCGCTCTGACGGCGACCGGCGACGCGGTCGTCTGCCAGGGGGACGCCGGCGGCCCCGTCCTGCGTGAGGCGGGCGGAACGCAGGAGCTGGTCGCCGTCACCAGCAGGTCGTGGCAGGGCGGATGCCTCGGCACGCCGTCCACGGAAACCCGGACGGGAGCCGTCGCGACCCGCGTCGACGACGTGCGCTCCTGGATCACCGGCACGGCGTCCCTCGTTCCGGGCGACCTGAGCGGCGACAACAAGCCCGACCTCGTCGCGGTCGACGACCTCGGCAAGCTGTACCTCTACCCGGGTACGGGCACCGGCGCTCTCGGTACGCGCGCCCTCATCGGGACGGGCGGATGGTCGGGTGCCTCCGTGACCCACCGCGGTGACTGGACCGGGGACGGCATGGAGGACATCGTCGCCCGCGTCGGCAGCGAGCTGCGCGTCTACCCCAACCGCGGCGACGGCTCGCTCGCCTCTCCGATCAGGATCGGCACCGGCCTGCCAACGAACGCCCAGGTCGTCGGCGTCGGCGACGCCACCCTGGACGGACAGCCCGACCTCGCCATCTCGTACCACGACAAGCTGTACATGTACGCGGGCGTCAGCAGTCCCACCCCGTCCGTGGCCGCACCCGTCCTCATCGGCAACGGCGGCTGGGGCGTCATGAGCCTGACCGCACCCGGCGACGCCGACCGGGACGGCCGGGTCGACCTGCTGGCCCGGGACACCCGTGACGGCATCCTGTACATCTACCTCGGACAGGCCAACGGCACGTTCAGCGACCGGACCGAGTACGGCCACTCGTACACCGTCTCCTGGCGGCCCCTGATCGCCGGCGCCGCCGACGCCAACCGCGACGGCGTCGCCGACATGTGGACCACCGCGGCGGACGGCACCCTGCAGTTCTACAAGGGCGGGACCTCGATCCACGGCCCGGTCGACGGGCCGAGCACGCAGGTCGGCAACGGCGGCTGGAACGCCATGCGGTCCATCAGCTGA
- the pcaC gene encoding 4-carboxymuconolactone decarboxylase yields MSETPKTLQYRIDGPEDAPALILGPSLGTTWHMWDRQIPELSERWRVVRFDLPGHGGAPAHPAPSVGELAERLLATLDQLGVQRFGYAGCSIGGAVGIELALRHPQRVATLALVAASPRFGTADEFRQRGVVVRTNGLDPMARSAPERWFTAAFAAAQPAIVEWAVQMVRTTDPGCYIAACEALAAFDVRAELGRIGVPTLVVVGSEDQVTGPAEARTLVAGIPDARLALVPGASHLAPVEQPAAVTDLLSHHFATAWHDTLSAFPAPPAAPATSVPVAPVAEIAPPAPEQPHATGSGRPDPYQAGMKVRREVLGDAHVDAVMADGDDFTGDFQELITRYAWGEVWAREGLDRRTRSCVTLTALVAGGHLDELASHTRAALRNGLTPAEIKEVLIHTAVYCGVPTANAAFKVAQGVIQEETTLRA; encoded by the coding sequence GTGAGCGAGACACCCAAAACCCTGCAGTACCGCATTGACGGGCCAGAAGACGCACCCGCCCTGATCCTGGGTCCCTCACTGGGTACCACGTGGCACATGTGGGACCGGCAGATCCCCGAACTCTCCGAGCGGTGGCGGGTGGTCCGGTTCGATCTGCCCGGCCACGGCGGCGCACCCGCGCACCCGGCCCCCTCCGTCGGCGAGCTCGCCGAGCGGCTGCTGGCCACCCTGGACCAGCTGGGCGTGCAGCGCTTCGGTTACGCGGGCTGCTCCATCGGCGGCGCGGTCGGCATCGAGTTGGCCCTGCGCCATCCGCAGCGCGTCGCGACCCTGGCGCTGGTCGCCGCGTCGCCCCGGTTCGGCACGGCCGACGAGTTCCGCCAGCGCGGTGTCGTCGTACGCACCAACGGCCTCGACCCGATGGCCCGCAGCGCGCCGGAGCGCTGGTTCACCGCGGCCTTCGCCGCCGCCCAGCCGGCCATCGTCGAGTGGGCCGTGCAGATGGTCCGCACCACCGACCCCGGCTGCTACATCGCCGCCTGCGAGGCCCTCGCCGCCTTCGACGTCCGGGCCGAACTCGGCCGGATCGGCGTCCCCACGCTCGTCGTGGTCGGGTCGGAGGACCAGGTGACGGGCCCCGCGGAGGCCCGCACCCTGGTCGCCGGGATTCCGGACGCCCGGCTCGCGCTGGTACCCGGGGCCTCCCACCTGGCTCCGGTCGAGCAGCCCGCCGCCGTCACGGACCTGCTCTCCCACCACTTCGCGACCGCCTGGCACGACACCCTCTCCGCGTTCCCCGCCCCGCCGGCCGCGCCCGCCACCTCCGTGCCCGTCGCGCCGGTCGCCGAGATCGCCCCGCCCGCCCCCGAGCAGCCGCATGCCACCGGGTCCGGCAGGCCCGACCCGTACCAGGCCGGGATGAAGGTGCGGCGCGAGGTGCTCGGCGACGCGCACGTGGACGCGGTCATGGCCGACGGCGACGACTTCACGGGCGACTTCCAGGAGCTGATCACCCGCTACGCCTGGGGTGAGGTGTGGGCCCGTGAGGGCCTGGACAGACGCACCCGCAGCTGTGTGACGCTGACCGCCCTGGTCGCGGGCGGGCACCTCGACGAGCTGGCCTCCCACACCCGGGCGGCGCTGCGCAACGGACTGACCCCGGCGGAGATCAAGGAAGTCCTGATCCACACCGCCGTGTACTGCGGTGTCCCGACGGCGAACGCGGCCTTCAAGGTGGCACAGGGCGTGATCCAGGAGGAGACGACGCTCCGGGCGTAG
- a CDS encoding MBL fold metallo-hydrolase translates to MRLTKKTHACVQLEKDGRRLVIDPGGFSEQDAALGADVLLVTHEHPDHFDEGRLRAALEANPDAALWTLRSVAEQLSAAFPGRVNTVGHGDAFTAAGFEIQVHGELHAVIHPDIPRITNVGYLVDGSVFHPGDALTVPDRAVDTLMLPVHAPWNKISEVIEYVREVKPRRAIDVHDALLTDLARPIYDRQIGELGGADHGRLAPGESRDV, encoded by the coding sequence ATGAGGCTCACCAAGAAGACCCATGCCTGCGTGCAGCTCGAGAAGGACGGGCGGCGTCTGGTCATCGACCCCGGCGGCTTCAGCGAACAGGACGCCGCCCTGGGGGCCGATGTCCTCCTCGTGACGCACGAGCACCCCGACCACTTCGACGAGGGCAGACTGCGTGCGGCGCTCGAGGCGAACCCCGACGCCGCGCTGTGGACCTTGCGCAGTGTCGCCGAGCAGCTCTCCGCCGCGTTCCCGGGACGTGTCAACACGGTGGGCCACGGGGACGCGTTCACGGCGGCCGGCTTCGAGATCCAGGTGCACGGCGAGCTGCACGCGGTGATCCACCCGGACATCCCGCGGATCACCAACGTCGGCTACCTGGTGGACGGCTCCGTCTTCCACCCGGGCGACGCCCTCACCGTGCCCGACCGGGCGGTGGACACGCTGATGCTGCCGGTGCACGCCCCGTGGAACAAGATCTCCGAGGTGATCGAGTACGTGCGCGAGGTGAAGCCGCGCCGCGCCATCGACGTCCACGACGCCCTCCTCACCGACCTCGCCCGGCCGATCTACGACCGGCAGATCGGCGAGCTCGGCGGCGCGGACCACGGCCGGCTGGCCCCCGGCGAGTCCCGGGACGTGTGA